A window from Plasmodium gaboni strain SY75 chromosome 9, whole genome shotgun sequence encodes these proteins:
- a CDS encoding exported protein (PHISTb), translated as MKGMNFFRRISLLFIGILYVFVLRNVYKDDTFSVIYKLDKYSRNISEKEELVEIPSEYFDGKSNVLEMSMDNKVYGKYNFDDLIYSLNTYDILKIIFPYHIFDKIYYEMKDCEDIVNIYDLCDNIRDGNIFYLSPKKCCKGEKHKGKCINKDIPILVMDPKDLEINKKIRSCAFLLNRKKYMKDMWSELMFKEKLNLFFLIKHLEIFYKNLKVDYNIENNYVFRKFCDCKKMIVMDILNSDYYLNVIFSKWIKNSKLKIKEFKMLLKACRYCWRYLKRKLHDSCEENLINSFNKIDYSHKTINKNTNVFIDESKAQLKNTQNKNYKPISNKKEDISDNIERKNYEICLINAPYIDED; from the exons atgaaagGAATGAATTTTTTTAGACGTATTTCGCTATTATTTATTggtatattatatgtatttgtattg AGAAATGTGTATAAAGATGATACCTTTTCAGTTATATACAAATTGGATAAATATTCAAGAAATATATCTGAGAAAGAAGAATTAGTAGAAATTCCTAGCGAATATTTTGATGGGAAATCTAATGTTTTAGAAATGAGTATGGATAATAAAGTTTATGggaaatataattttgatgatttgatatattcattaaatacatatgatatattaaaaattatatttccttatcatattttcgataaaatttattatgaaATGAAAGATTGTGAAGATATTGTGAACATTTATGACCTTTGTGATAATATTAGAGATggtaatatattttatttaagCCCTAAAAAATGTTGTAAAGGTGAGAAACATAAAGGCaaatgtattaataaaGACATTCCTATTTTAGTAATGGATCCTAAAGATTTggaaataaataagaaaataagAAGTTGTGCTTTCTTATTAAATAGAAAAAAGTATATGAAGGATATGTGGTCTGAATTAATGTTCAAGGAAAAGTTaaatctttttttcttaataaaGCATTTAGAgattttttataagaatttaaaagtagattataatattgaaaataattatgtttttagaaaattttgtgattgtaaaaaaatgattGTTATGGATATCTTAAATAGTGATTATTATCTTAATGTAATTTTCTCTAAATGGATTAAAAATTCAAAATTAAAAATCAAAGAATTTAAAATGCTTTTAAAGGCTTGTAGATATTGTTGGAgatatttaaaaagaaaattacACGATTCCTGTGAAGAAAATCTTATTAATTCgtttaataaaatagatTATAGTCATAAAACTATAAATAAGAATACAAATGTTTTTATAGATGAATCTAAAGcacaattaaaaaatacacaAAACAAGAATTATAAACCAAtaagtaataaaaaagaagatatctctgataatatagaaagaaaaaattatgaaatatGTCTAATAAATGCACCATATATAGATGAGGATTAA
- a CDS encoding putative exported protein (Plasmodium exported protein, unknown function), producing the protein MLLLQNKITFLKVIFLILFLSYKSAFTKMEDLTYKSNITTKIKSNRILSDFNLKHLKYKKLKEYDDLKKNIKKYKDEDRSILFYNLINKHLQKYDLDEYLYHDRNANEKYMYYKKYFGSQKYTENMKRKISKIFHENDSKYLLQSNKKKYYKDYIKKLFYILIKKEKKKTYEEIKKQKKKEMSDFDIFHNGIYTIIFTILSISCLVICFKIFGISSVITLSSIVSFMCPIVIGIIGAVFLTIALSFLFKIVSFDEYGSEDKYEY; encoded by the exons atgcTATTActacaaaataaaataaccTTTCTCAAAgttatatttcttatattattcttatcatataag AGTGCGTTCACAAAAATGGAAGACCTAACATATAAAAGCAATATCacaacaaaaataaaatcaaaTAGAATATTGTCAgattttaatttaaaacatctcaaatataagaaattaaaagaatatgatgatttaaaaaaaaacattaaaaaatataaagacGAAGATAGATCTATTCTCTTCTACAACTTAATAAATAAGCACCTTCAAAAATATGACTTGgatgaatatttatatcatgATAGAAATgcaaatgaaaaatatatgtattataaaaaatattttggttcacaaaaatatacagaaaatatgaaaaggaaaataagTAAAATTTTCCATGAAAATgattcaaaatatttactACAAAgcaataaaaaaaagtacTACAAggattatataaaaaagttATTCTACATTCTAattaaaaaggaaaagaaaaaaacatatgaagaaataaaaaaacagaaaaaaaaagaaatgtccgattttgatatatttcataatggtatatatacaataatTTTTACTATATTATCTATTTCATGCTTAGTTATATgctttaaaatatttggTATATCTTCTGTGATAACGCTTTCTTCAATTGTCTCATTTATGTGTCCCATTGTAATTGGAATAATTGGAGCAGTTTTTTTAACCATTGCATTATCATTCCTATTCAAAATAGTTTCATTTGACGAATATGGATCAGAagataaatatgaatattaa